A single region of the Pogoniulus pusillus isolate bPogPus1 chromosome Z, bPogPus1.pri, whole genome shotgun sequence genome encodes:
- the RMI1 gene encoding recQ-mediated genome instability protein 1 has protein sequence MSTSNIAGRVETWLSSVWHVKVPLAWLEACISWIQEENRGSNLSQDQINRQVFEQWLLTDLRDLEYPILPDCILGSPKGELSGFYSIQIDSLVDVSQPAYCQLQKLRGKNTINEEVTASTQVFQKPWETKPTRMLMLQLTDGIHQVQGMEYQLVPILHSNLPPGTKITIQGNIAYRLGVLMLKPENVQLLGGEVDALLEEYSQERVLARLIGETENLNSAGQASHNQSISRPLDEVEQTLGPSDEELLASLDENNEFTLSNETSLESGYYTRSNNFNAASGSPNACNGNVLQRESGSPLHHSDQQVSPPIEYADGFLNDFPLEDDFLLEEEMQKDMEEVKPVVMNRKISLVTERLPHMSESSCNSFLNSTCDIGNTNERDKPVETTSKQKTVGRTVFSGDRNSSFSQHRSGHQTCSFADCSLDSPPKERQNDTELDESRCKSQNNSDTRLLNDDTVFFSKVDPEGQQKRDSETFPCTGVEARLDLDSPPFTYISILLAKKLETVTKLKVKAFIVTLTGNLTSSNGSWGIKAKISDGSAYLEVDFADDVLTSLIGFSVPEMNKLRKDPALHLKFKGGLEKCQKQLIDLCCLMTIEFNPFQFKATVLNLQDADERHLEQLKKRLNK, from the coding sequence ATGTCCACATCTAACATTGCAGGAAGAGTGGAAACATGGCTTTCATCCGTGTGGCATGTTAAAGTTCCTCTGGCATGGCTGGAAGCATGTATTAGTTGGATCCAGGAAGAGAACAGAGGTAGTAACTTAAGTCAAGACCAGATTAACAGGCAGGTATTTGAGCAATGGCTTCTTACTGATCTAAGAGATTTGGAATATCCCATTTTGCCTGATTGCATCTTAGGTTCTCCCAAAGGAGAGCTGTCAGGTTTCTACTCCATACAAATTGATTCACTGGTTGATGTCAGCCAGCCAGCATATTGCCAGTTGCAAAAGCTAAGAGGCAAAAATACCATAAATGAGGAAGTAACAGCCAGTACTCAGGTATTCCAGAAGCCATGGGAAACAAAGCCTACTCGAATGCTGATGCTGCAACTAACTGATGGGATACATCAAGTTCAAGGCATGGAGTATCAGCTAGTGCCCATCCTTCACAGTAATCTTCCTCCTGGAACAAAAATCACTATACAGGGTAATATTGCTTATCGTCTTGGTGTCCTAATGCTGAAACCAGAAAATGTGCAACTGTTAGGGGGCGAAGTGGatgctcttctggaggagtATTCTCAGGAAAGAGTCCTTGCTAGATTAATTGGAGAAACTGAAAACCTTAATTCTGCTGGACAAGCTTCTCATAACCAAAGTATTTCAAGGCCTTTGGATGAGGTAGAACAAACTCTAGGCCCTTCAGATGAAGAGCTTTTAGCTAGTCTTGATGAAAATAATGAATTTACTTTAAGCAATGAAACATCCTTAGAAAGTGGATACTACACTAGAAGCAACAATTTTAATGCAGCCTCAGGTTCACCGAATGCATGCAATGGTAATGTTTTGCAACGGGAATCTGGAAGTCCTTTGCATCATTCAGATCAGCAAGTGTCACCTCCTATAGAATATGCTGATGGCTTTTTAAATGACTTTCCTTTAGAAGATGACTTTCTTCTGGAAGAAGAGATGCAAAAAGATATGGAAGAAGTGAAACCAGTGGTCATGAACAGAAAGATAAGTTTAGTTACTGAGAGACTTCCACATATGTCTGAAAGCTCCTGTAATTCATTTTTAAATAGCACCTGTGATATAGGTAATACAAATGAAAGAGATAAACCTGTAGAAACTACCAGTAAGCAAAAGACTGTTGGAAGAACAGTATTTAGTGGAGACAGAAACAGCAGCTTCTCTCAACACAGGAGTGGACATCAGACCTGCAGTTTTGCAGATTGTTCTTTGGACAGTCCTCctaaagaaagacaaaatgatACAGAGCTAGATGAGAGCAGATGTAAATCCCAGAACAATTCAGACACCAGACTGCTAAATGATGATACTGTCTTTTTTTCAAAAGTGGATCCAGAAGGTCAGCAGAAGCGTGATTCAGAGACTTTTCCCTGCACAGGAGTGGAAGCACGTTTGGACTTAGATTCTCCACCTTTCACATATATTTCCATTCTCCTTGCAAAAAAGCTAGAAACTGTTACAAAGCTGAAAGTTAAGGCTTTTATTGTTACTCTCACTGGAAACCttacaagcagcaatggatccTGGGGTATAAAGGCAAAGATTTCTGATGGTTCAGCTTATCTTGAGGTAGATTTTGCTGATGATGTTCTAACAAGTTTGATTGGCTTTTCAGTGCCTGAAATGAATAAACTGAGGAAGGATCCAGCTTTACATCTGAAGTTTAAGGGTGGTTTAGAGAAATGTCAAAAACAACTGATTGATCTTTGTTGCTTGATGACTATAGAGTTTAACCCATTTCAGTTTAAAGCTACTGTATTAAATCTCCAGGATGCTGATGAAAGACATCTAGAACAACTGAAGAAACGTTTGAATAAATAA